The following are encoded together in the Blautia obeum ATCC 29174 genome:
- the addB gene encoding helicase-exonuclease AddAB subunit AddB, whose translation MSLQFIIGNSGAGKSFRAYQRVIREAAAHPEKMYYVIVPEQFTMQTQKTLVEMHPQKGILNIDVLSFERLAYRIFEEVGGDTRKVLEETGKNMILQKLVQVSQKKLVYLKNQMKKPGYLDEVKSLISEFMQYEVRKEELDKMIQDASDKPLLQMKLKDVAVLYEAFREYLSDHFMTAEEVLEVLAKEIPFSEKLKGSTVVLDGYTGFTPVQHTVIRELLQVCEHVTVTVTMDVREQLLAKGKPHELFYMSHKMIRSLSEFTRDMKEPIWVKAGAESRFAKAPALNFLEQNLFRYHRGAYNEEQKEVQIFQAGNPEREMEETARRISRLVREHGYRYGQIAVITGNLEEYGSIARHVFDAAEIPFFVDEKHSVLMNPFVEYLRAALEMTVQGFSYESVFRYLRCGMSDLSRREVDILENYVIALGIRGFRKWNETWVRIYRGMDPAVIMDLNEIREHFTEEVRELAEGFSGKKKTVGEYSRYLYDFIVKRQIQEKLKVQELHFKQQGDRAREKEYAQIYGIIMDLLDKMVSILGEEVVSPEEFRQLLETGMTQAKVALIPPGIDQVLIGDMERTRLKDIRALFFVGVNEGCIPKNTESGGILTEMDRDFLGNQGIELAPGPKELMNMQRFYLYLNLTKPSESLCLSYSRSNGKGEAVGPAFLIRTIQTLFPEIHIERAEKPEKELDLLETPNTSVGYLLENLTDEEKRKENQLFAELYSWYLNSPDYCTMTKKLTEAAFLRKPVDQISKSVAKALYGEISPNGATRLERFSACAFAHFLKYGLELTERAEYEFRAMDMGNIIHQALEEFAVELRQKQLNWRELSDEERDTIADNCLDKIAADYGNTILQSSARNYYMIERTRRILRRTVWALQEQLKNGRFEPEGFEVAIGGGRIDRLDVMQEEDRVYVKIIDYKTGNTSFDLVSIYYGLQMQLVVYMDAAMQAEQRKHPDCQVRPAGIFYYNVKDPMLQKEMEEDLDELDPEIFKKLKMNGLVMDDRDVIENLDRTTISLPLSYTTKGTLRKGSSVASETEFELLDAYVKKKITDIRESILNGNAEAAPYEMGNRNACTYCPYQGTCGFDRKIPGYEFRRLKQFADEEIWKAFAKEVED comes from the coding sequence ATGTCACTTCAGTTTATTATAGGAAATTCAGGTGCAGGAAAATCCTTCAGGGCTTACCAGAGGGTGATTCGTGAAGCCGCTGCTCATCCGGAAAAAATGTATTATGTGATCGTTCCGGAGCAGTTCACGATGCAGACACAGAAAACACTTGTAGAGATGCATCCGCAGAAAGGAATCCTGAATATTGATGTGCTGAGTTTTGAACGACTGGCCTATCGGATTTTTGAAGAAGTAGGTGGAGATACCCGTAAAGTATTGGAGGAAACCGGCAAAAATATGATTCTTCAGAAACTGGTGCAGGTCAGCCAGAAGAAACTGGTCTATCTGAAAAACCAGATGAAAAAACCAGGATATCTGGATGAAGTAAAATCACTGATTTCTGAATTTATGCAGTATGAGGTTCGCAAAGAAGAACTTGATAAGATGATCCAGGATGCGTCAGACAAACCACTTCTTCAAATGAAACTGAAAGATGTGGCAGTTTTGTATGAGGCTTTTCGGGAATACCTGTCCGATCATTTTATGACGGCAGAAGAGGTATTGGAAGTGCTGGCAAAAGAAATTCCTTTTTCAGAAAAATTGAAAGGAAGTACAGTTGTGCTGGATGGATATACCGGTTTCACGCCAGTGCAGCATACCGTTATCCGGGAACTCCTTCAGGTCTGTGAACATGTAACAGTGACAGTAACAATGGATGTCAGAGAACAGTTGCTTGCGAAAGGAAAACCACATGAGTTGTTTTATATGAGTCACAAAATGATTCGATCCCTTTCGGAATTTACCAGGGATATGAAAGAACCAATCTGGGTAAAGGCCGGAGCTGAATCCAGATTTGCAAAAGCACCTGCATTGAATTTTCTGGAACAGAATCTGTTTCGTTATCACAGAGGAGCCTATAACGAAGAACAGAAGGAGGTGCAGATTTTTCAGGCAGGAAATCCGGAACGTGAAATGGAAGAAACGGCAAGGCGAATCAGCCGGCTGGTGCGTGAACACGGATACAGATACGGCCAGATCGCTGTGATCACGGGAAATCTGGAGGAATATGGAAGCATTGCCAGACATGTGTTTGATGCAGCGGAAATTCCTTTTTTTGTGGATGAAAAACATTCGGTATTGATGAATCCATTTGTGGAGTATCTGCGTGCTGCCCTGGAAATGACAGTACAGGGATTCAGTTATGAAAGTGTTTTTCGTTATCTGCGATGTGGAATGTCGGATCTTTCAAGAAGAGAAGTGGATATCCTGGAAAATTATGTGATTGCACTTGGAATCCGTGGATTTCGCAAATGGAATGAGACATGGGTAAGGATCTACCGTGGCATGGATCCGGCGGTTATCATGGATTTGAATGAAATTCGTGAACATTTTACAGAGGAAGTACGTGAACTGGCAGAAGGATTCTCCGGAAAAAAGAAAACAGTCGGAGAATACAGCAGATATCTGTATGATTTTATTGTAAAGAGACAGATCCAGGAAAAACTGAAAGTGCAGGAACTGCATTTTAAACAGCAGGGAGATCGTGCCAGGGAGAAAGAATATGCACAGATCTATGGGATTATCATGGATCTTCTGGACAAGATGGTCAGTATCCTTGGTGAAGAAGTAGTTTCTCCTGAAGAGTTCAGACAGCTTCTGGAGACCGGTATGACGCAGGCGAAAGTTGCGTTGATTCCTCCGGGAATCGATCAGGTTCTGATCGGAGATATGGAGAGAACACGACTGAAAGATATTCGGGCATTGTTTTTTGTCGGGGTTAATGAAGGATGCATTCCGAAAAATACGGAGTCCGGTGGAATACTGACAGAGATGGACAGAGACTTCCTGGGAAATCAGGGGATTGAGCTGGCACCGGGACCAAAAGAATTGATGAACATGCAGCGTTTTTATCTGTATCTGAATCTGACAAAACCGAGTGAAAGTCTCTGCCTTTCTTACAGCAGATCAAATGGAAAAGGAGAAGCAGTAGGACCGGCATTTCTGATTCGTACAATACAGACACTTTTTCCTGAAATTCATATAGAGCGTGCAGAGAAACCGGAAAAGGAACTGGATCTGTTGGAAACGCCAAATACATCGGTAGGATATCTTCTGGAAAATCTGACAGATGAAGAGAAACGAAAAGAAAATCAGCTGTTTGCAGAACTCTACAGCTGGTATCTGAATAGTCCCGATTATTGTACAATGACAAAAAAACTGACCGAGGCAGCTTTCCTCAGAAAACCGGTGGATCAGATCAGCAAAAGTGTCGCAAAAGCGTTGTATGGGGAAATCTCACCAAATGGTGCAACGAGGCTGGAGCGTTTTTCTGCATGTGCATTTGCACATTTTCTGAAATATGGACTTGAACTTACGGAACGGGCAGAATATGAGTTTCGGGCAATGGATATGGGAAACATTATTCATCAGGCCCTGGAGGAGTTTGCAGTAGAGCTGCGGCAAAAACAACTGAACTGGCGAGAACTCTCTGATGAAGAACGAGATACGATCGCAGATAACTGTCTGGATAAAATTGCTGCTGATTATGGAAATACGATTCTGCAGAGCAGTGCAAGAAATTACTACATGATAGAACGGACGAGACGAATTCTCCGAAGAACCGTATGGGCATTACAGGAACAGTTAAAAAACGGCAGATTTGAGCCGGAAGGTTTCGAGGTGGCTATTGGCGGAGGCCGAATTGACCGCCTGGATGTGATGCAGGAAGAAGACAGGGTTTATGTAAAGATCATAGATTACAAGACCGGAAATACCTCATTTGATCTGGTAAGTATTTATTATGGACTTCAGATGCAGCTGGTCGTGTATATGGATGCCGCCATGCAGGCAGAACAGAGAAAACATCCGGACTGTCAGGTAAGACCGGCAGGAATCTTTTATTACAATGTCAAAGATCCGATGCTTCAGAAAGAAATGGAAGAAGATCTGGATGAACTGGATCCGGAGATTTTCAAAAAGCTGAAAATGAATGGCCTTGTCATGGACGACAGGGATGTGATCGAGAATCTGGACAGGACTACGATCTCATTGCCATTGTCTTATACGACAAAGGGAACACTTCGAAAAGGTTCTTCTGTGGCAAGCGAGACAGAATTTGAACTTCTGGATGCTTATGTAAAGAAAAAAATCACTGATATCCGGGAATCGATATTGAACGGCAATGCGGAAGCTGCTCCATATGAGATGGGAAACCGTAATGCCTGCACATACTGTCCATATCAGGGGACCTGCGGTTTTGACCGGAAGATTCCAGGTTATGAATTCCGCAGACTGAAACAGTTTGCAGATGAGGAGATCTGGAAAGCATTTGCAAAGGAGGTGGAAGACTGA
- the hslO gene encoding Hsp33 family molecular chaperone HslO, producing the protein MKDYIVRAIAADSQIRAFAAVTTETVETARQDHNTSPVATAALGRLLTAGTMMGVMMKGDKDILTLQVKGDGPIQGITVTADSKGRVKGYVGNPEVIIPANAKGKLDVSGAVGNGFLQVIKDMGLKEPYVGQVALQTGEIAEDLTYYFAASEQVPSAVGLGVLMNKDNTVRQAGGFIVQVMPFAEEATIAKLEENVQKIQSVTTLLEQGHTPESLLEQVLDGFDIEINDTIPTEFYCNCSKSRVERALISIGRKELNELIQEGKDVELNCHFCNQNYVFSVEELKEILRKCK; encoded by the coding sequence ATGAAAGACTATATTGTAAGAGCAATTGCGGCAGACAGTCAGATTCGTGCGTTTGCAGCGGTTACAACAGAAACAGTAGAAACAGCGAGACAGGATCATAATACCAGTCCGGTTGCTACAGCGGCGCTTGGCCGTCTGCTCACAGCAGGAACCATGATGGGTGTAATGATGAAGGGAGATAAAGATATCCTGACACTTCAGGTAAAGGGTGACGGACCGATTCAGGGAATTACAGTTACTGCGGACTCCAAAGGCCGTGTAAAGGGATATGTCGGCAACCCGGAAGTTATTATCCCGGCAAATGCAAAGGGAAAACTGGATGTATCCGGAGCTGTCGGCAATGGATTTCTCCAGGTGATCAAAGATATGGGACTGAAAGAACCATATGTCGGACAGGTCGCACTGCAGACTGGTGAGATTGCAGAGGATCTGACCTATTATTTCGCAGCAAGTGAACAGGTTCCATCTGCAGTTGGCCTTGGTGTCCTGATGAATAAGGATAATACTGTACGTCAGGCTGGCGGATTTATTGTGCAGGTCATGCCGTTTGCAGAAGAAGCTACAATTGCAAAACTAGAAGAGAATGTACAGAAAATCCAGTCTGTTACAACGCTTCTTGAGCAGGGACATACACCGGAGAGTCTTCTTGAGCAGGTGCTTGACGGATTTGATATTGAGATCAATGATACGATTCCTACGGAGTTTTATTGTAACTGCAGCAAGAGCCGTGTTGAAAGAGCGTTGATCAGTATTGGACGTAAAGAACTGAATGAATTGATTCAGGAGGGAAAAGATGTAGAACTGAACTGTCATTTCTGTAATCAGAATTATGTGTTCAGCGTAGAAGAATTAAAAGAAATTCTCAGAAAGTGCAAATAG
- a CDS encoding NAD(+) synthase has protein sequence MKDGFIKAAAGTPDVRVADCEFNATEIIRMVHEMEEQGAKVMVFPELCITAYTCGDLFWQENLLEEAKVQLVRIAEETADVDALIFVGLPLEYKGKLYNVAAGLNHGEILGFVPKINLPNYNEFYEARYFTSGENLDGTVHIDRDVYRARYESDTESDDVEFEIEMSEFDGFEELEELEEDEEPDYIDENDEEEDEELYEEDIWISPNMIFTCEEMPKLQIAAEICEDLWVPNPPSVAHAYHGANLIVNLSASDEVVGKDSYRRSLVSAQSARLLCGYIYATAGEGESTQDVVYGGQNLIAENGTILAESRRFVNGIIYADLDIHRLDNERRRMTTCQFAPDLAPEGQDISYNEALFTLEREETKLTRKFDSRPFVPGIKEERERRCDEILNIQAMGLKKRLAHIHCQNAVIGLSGGLDSTLALLVTVRAFDMLGMDRGKITAVTMPCFGTTDRTYNNACSLSKCLGATLKEVNIREAVNLHFRDIGHDPEVHDVTYENGQARERTQILMDIANQSGGIVIGTGDLSELALGWATYNGDHMSMYAVNASVPKTLVRHLVRYYADTCEDQKLADILLDILDTPVSPELLPPKDGVISQKTEDLVGPYELHDFFLYYMLRWTFPPKKIFRLAQNAFAGEYDDETILKWLKTFYRRFFMQQFKRSCLPDGPKVGSVAVSPRGDLRMPSDASAALWMKELEQIRI, from the coding sequence GTGAAGGATGGTTTTATCAAGGCTGCTGCCGGAACACCGGATGTTCGCGTAGCAGACTGTGAATTTAATGCAACAGAGATCATTCGCATGGTACATGAAATGGAAGAGCAGGGAGCCAAGGTCATGGTTTTTCCGGAACTCTGTATTACTGCTTATACCTGTGGAGATCTGTTCTGGCAGGAAAATCTTCTGGAAGAGGCAAAGGTGCAGCTGGTACGTATTGCAGAAGAAACTGCTGATGTGGACGCGCTTATTTTTGTAGGGCTGCCACTGGAATATAAAGGAAAACTCTATAATGTTGCTGCAGGACTGAATCATGGCGAAATTCTTGGATTTGTGCCGAAGATCAATCTGCCTAATTACAATGAGTTTTATGAAGCAAGATATTTTACTTCAGGAGAAAACCTTGACGGAACCGTGCATATTGATCGGGATGTGTACAGAGCTCGTTATGAATCAGATACAGAATCCGATGATGTGGAATTTGAGATTGAGATGTCTGAATTTGATGGCTTTGAAGAACTTGAAGAACTTGAAGAGGATGAAGAGCCGGATTATATAGACGAAAATGATGAGGAAGAGGATGAAGAACTGTATGAGGAAGATATCTGGATTTCTCCGAATATGATCTTTACCTGTGAGGAGATGCCGAAGCTTCAGATTGCAGCCGAAATCTGTGAGGATCTCTGGGTACCGAATCCACCGAGTGTTGCACATGCATATCATGGTGCGAATCTGATCGTCAATCTGTCTGCAAGCGATGAAGTTGTTGGCAAAGATTCTTACCGGAGGAGTCTTGTGAGTGCTCAGTCTGCGAGACTTCTCTGTGGATATATTTATGCGACGGCAGGGGAGGGCGAGTCCACGCAGGATGTGGTTTACGGTGGACAGAATCTGATTGCCGAGAATGGGACGATTCTCGCTGAGAGCAGAAGGTTTGTGAATGGCATCATCTATGCGGATCTTGATATTCATCGTCTGGATAATGAAAGAAGGAGAATGACAACCTGTCAGTTTGCACCGGATCTTGCTCCGGAAGGACAGGATATCAGTTATAATGAAGCTTTGTTTACTCTTGAAAGAGAAGAAACAAAACTTACCCGCAAATTTGATTCCAGACCATTTGTACCGGGCATAAAAGAAGAAAGAGAACGCCGTTGTGATGAGATCCTGAATATTCAGGCAATGGGACTTAAAAAACGTCTGGCACATATCCACTGTCAGAACGCAGTGATCGGTCTTTCTGGTGGACTGGATTCTACACTGGCACTTCTTGTGACCGTGCGGGCATTTGACATGCTTGGCATGGACCGGGGCAAGATTACGGCAGTGACGATGCCATGTTTTGGAACGACTGACAGAACCTATAACAATGCATGCAGTTTAAGTAAATGCCTTGGAGCAACACTTAAAGAAGTAAATATCCGTGAGGCTGTTAATCTGCATTTCCGTGATATCGGACATGATCCGGAAGTGCATGATGTAACCTATGAAAATGGACAGGCACGCGAACGTACGCAGATTTTGATGGATATTGCAAATCAGTCCGGTGGTATTGTGATCGGAACCGGAGATCTTTCAGAGCTTGCACTGGGATGGGCAACTTACAATGGAGATCACATGTCCATGTATGCGGTCAATGCATCCGTACCAAAGACGCTTGTCCGCCATCTGGTAAGATATTATGCAGATACCTGTGAGGATCAGAAGCTTGCAGATATTTTGCTGGACATTCTGGATACGCCGGTCAGCCCGGAACTTCTGCCGCCGAAAGATGGTGTGATCTCTCAGAAAACAGAAGATCTGGTCGGACCATATGAATTGCATGATTTCTTCCTGTATTATATGCTTCGCTGGACATTTCCACCGAAAAAGATCTTCCGTCTGGCTCAGAATGCATTTGCAGGAGAATATGATGATGAAACGATTCTGAAATGGCTTAAAACATTTTATCGAAGATTCTTCATGCAGCAGTTCAAGCGTTCCTGTCTGCCGGATGGTCCGAAAGTCGGAAGCGTTGCAGTGTCACCGCGAGGAGACCTTCGCATGCCAAGTGATGCGAGCGCTGCATTGTGGATGAAAGAACTGGAACAGATTCGTATCTGA
- a CDS encoding PsbP-related protein, which translates to MRNKRLLAISAIAISASVFMTACSFGGDGKTDKTETVEVTDTPTPEVTQAPTETPVPTISPNVQSTTYTSADKSIAINLPDATWANKTDETDMLSFESPEQGNILILHGQGEDTMAATVVPSTQDMAVSLEQADGDKVNGTDFEIQEYSANDVNGIGVYSYTTKMLNTDKSNGNLYVVHKVFANDTEYYTIDAGVKTEDALASVKAAVESFQILGDSTLKEAAPQQAPIENTAQTDANTGDAAAQPAADANTGDAAANGSTDAAATDGTANAAATDNSDSSGTATNSGGFTEEQLTNTDETRTLYRNSDGHPFVITPDGNGNWVDSDGNVYNFIDEQDAYDAEGNSYYWHGEAADVYYMPVQ; encoded by the coding sequence ATGAGAAATAAAAGATTACTTGCAATTTCGGCAATAGCGATATCTGCATCTGTTTTTATGACAGCATGCAGCTTTGGCGGAGACGGCAAAACAGATAAAACAGAAACTGTGGAGGTTACTGATACACCGACACCGGAGGTGACGCAAGCACCGACAGAGACACCGGTACCGACGATCTCACCAAATGTACAGAGTACAACTTATACATCAGCAGATAAGAGCATTGCAATCAATCTGCCGGATGCTACATGGGCAAATAAGACAGACGAAACAGATATGCTCAGCTTCGAATCACCAGAGCAGGGAAATATCCTGATTCTGCATGGACAGGGCGAGGATACGATGGCAGCAACGGTTGTCCCAAGTACACAGGATATGGCAGTATCTCTGGAACAGGCAGATGGAGACAAAGTCAACGGAACAGATTTTGAGATTCAGGAATACAGTGCCAATGATGTCAATGGAATCGGTGTATACAGCTATACAACAAAAATGCTGAATACAGACAAGAGCAATGGAAATCTTTATGTTGTTCATAAAGTATTCGCAAATGATACAGAGTACTATACGATCGACGCCGGAGTAAAAACAGAGGATGCACTTGCTTCTGTTAAAGCCGCAGTAGAATCTTTCCAGATCCTTGGGGATTCCACACTGAAGGAAGCAGCTCCACAGCAGGCCCCGATAGAGAATACAGCACAGACAGATGCAAATACCGGTGATGCAGCAGCTCAGCCGGCAGCAGATGCAAATACCGGTGATGCAGCAGCAAATGGTTCTACGGACGCAGCAGCAACAGATGGAACGGCAAATGCAGCAGCAACAGACAACAGTGATAGCTCCGGAACAGCAACAAATTCCGGTGGATTCACAGAGGAACAGCTGACCAATACAGATGAGACAAGAACCCTGTATCGTAACTCTGACGGACATCCGTTTGTTATCACACCGGATGGAAATGGAAACTGGGTTGATTCTGATGGAAATGTTTACAACTTCATCGATGAACAGGATGCATATGATGCAGAAGGCAACAGCTATTACTGGCACGGAGAAGCAGCAGACGTATATTATATGCCTGTACAGTAA
- a CDS encoding class I SAM-dependent DNA methyltransferase, protein MSAYEKFAQVYDLFMDNIDYEGWAEYVTDRLREYEITDGLVLELGCGTGTMTGLLAGKGYDMIGVDNSEEMLAEAMEKRVESGQDILYLLQDMQEFELYGTVRAVVSVCDSLNYITDRDELRHVFELVNNYLDPEGIFLFDMNTVHKYRDLLGDTTIAENRDEGSFIWDNSYDEEEGLNYYELAVFLPREDGLYEKSEEVHCQKAYPQEEIETLIKEAGMELLAVYDAYTLNPATEDSERLFFVAREKGKKKQ, encoded by the coding sequence ATGAGTGCATATGAGAAGTTTGCACAGGTCTATGATCTGTTCATGGATAACATTGATTATGAAGGATGGGCGGAGTATGTTACAGATCGTCTCAGAGAATATGAGATTACAGATGGTCTGGTTCTGGAACTTGGATGTGGAACCGGGACAATGACAGGATTGCTTGCTGGCAAGGGTTATGATATGATTGGTGTGGATAATTCTGAGGAAATGCTTGCAGAAGCAATGGAAAAAAGAGTAGAATCCGGACAGGATATTCTGTATCTTCTGCAGGATATGCAGGAATTTGAACTGTATGGTACGGTGCGGGCTGTGGTAAGTGTCTGTGACAGTCTGAACTATATTACGGACAGAGATGAACTGCGTCATGTGTTTGAACTGGTAAATAATTATCTGGATCCGGAAGGCATTTTTCTGTTTGACATGAATACCGTACATAAATACCGGGATCTGCTGGGAGATACCACGATCGCAGAGAACCGTGATGAGGGAAGTTTCATCTGGGATAACAGTTATGATGAGGAAGAAGGGCTTAACTATTATGAACTGGCTGTATTTCTTCCGAGAGAAGACGGACTGTATGAGAAATCTGAAGAAGTCCATTGCCAGAAGGCATATCCGCAGGAAGAAATAGAGACTTTGATTAAAGAAGCAGGCATGGAGCTTCTTGCGGTGTATGACGCATATACATTAAATCCGGCAACAGAGGACAGTGAAAGACTATTTTTTGTGGCGCGGGAGAAAGGCAAGAAGAAACAATAA